The following coding sequences lie in one Cannabis sativa cultivar Pink pepper isolate KNU-18-1 chromosome 5, ASM2916894v1, whole genome shotgun sequence genomic window:
- the LOC115717377 gene encoding cadmium-induced protein AS8 isoform X1, producing MVGLCHRRSNLTDIIHFSNTPSLRHLHLPSMPMEVNQVIMIIKGLFRRYERWNPVHPTYGAFWGMGVGIGCGVGWGPGFGPDVIGYVGAGCGVGFSVGFTFAGFGIGLPANYLYEVPYSAFMTTRNGAVEMARSSGFQVPKSVARDRQTIFVPDVSNLQREVSEKLSSFKQKVLLDERLNSFDMKSLLLAPSKSIWASVGEFHKQLSKHHKGSQE from the exons ATGGTTGGTTTGTGTCATCGTCGTTCCAATCTCACGGATATAATTCATTTCTCTAATACTCCCTCACTTCGCCACCTTCACCTCCCTTCCATGCCCATGGAAGTCAATCAG GTTATAATGATAATAAAAGGGTTGTTCAGAAGATATGAAAGATGGAATCCTGTGCATCCAACATATGGAGCATTTTGGGGTATGGGAGTAGGGATTGGTTGTGGTGTTGGATGGGGTCCTGGTTTTGGTCCTGATGTGATCGGTTATGTTGGAGCTGGCTGTGGTGTTGGATTTAGTGTGGGCTTCACTTTTGCTGGCTTTGGCATTGGCCTTCCTGCAAATTATCTCTATGAAGTTCCTTACAGTG CTTTTATGACAACAAGAAATGGTGCAGTGGAAATGGCCAGATCCAGTGGTTTCCAGGTCCCAAAGAGTGTTGCAAGAGATAGACAGACTATATTTGTGCCTGACGTCTCAAACCTGCAAAGAGAAGTTAGTGAAAAACTATCTAGTTTTAAGCAAAAGGTTCTCTTGGATGAAAGATTAAATTCATTTGACATGAAGAGCCTTCTACTTGCCCCAAGTAAGTCCATCTGGGCAAGTGTAGGGGAATTTCACAAACAGTTATCCAAGCATCACAAAG
- the LOC115717377 gene encoding cadmium-induced protein AS8 isoform X2 — MIIKGLFRRYERWNPVHPTYGAFWGMGVGIGCGVGWGPGFGPDVIGYVGAGCGVGFSVGFTFAGFGIGLPANYLYEVPYSAFMTTRNGAVEMARSSGFQVPKSVARDRQTIFVPDVSNLQREVSEKLSSFKQKVLLDERLNSFDMKSLLLAPSKSIWASVGEFHKQLSKHHKGSQE, encoded by the exons ATGATAATAAAAGGGTTGTTCAGAAGATATGAAAGATGGAATCCTGTGCATCCAACATATGGAGCATTTTGGGGTATGGGAGTAGGGATTGGTTGTGGTGTTGGATGGGGTCCTGGTTTTGGTCCTGATGTGATCGGTTATGTTGGAGCTGGCTGTGGTGTTGGATTTAGTGTGGGCTTCACTTTTGCTGGCTTTGGCATTGGCCTTCCTGCAAATTATCTCTATGAAGTTCCTTACAGTG CTTTTATGACAACAAGAAATGGTGCAGTGGAAATGGCCAGATCCAGTGGTTTCCAGGTCCCAAAGAGTGTTGCAAGAGATAGACAGACTATATTTGTGCCTGACGTCTCAAACCTGCAAAGAGAAGTTAGTGAAAAACTATCTAGTTTTAAGCAAAAGGTTCTCTTGGATGAAAGATTAAATTCATTTGACATGAAGAGCCTTCTACTTGCCCCAAGTAAGTCCATCTGGGCAAGTGTAGGGGAATTTCACAAACAGTTATCCAAGCATCACAAAG